A single genomic interval of Nitratidesulfovibrio sp. SRB-5 harbors:
- a CDS encoding S41 family peptidase, with translation MRVTLWTATLLILGVLAISGGAALVPGTVGAASEEGKYDSLKRFSQVLDLVERYYVRDVPRKDLINGAVKGMLQGLDPHSTFLSVEEFKEMQESTSGEFFGIGIEISSENGQLIVVAPIEDTPAHKAGLKSGDIILAVDGVPTQDMTTQEAVTRIRGAKGTEVELSILHRDAKAPEVVRLVRDAIPLISVKSKMLEDGYHWVRLTRFSERTTGELVDALKEANKKGMKGIILDLRNNPGGLLDQAVSVSDTFLKDGVIVSIRGRMEDASREYRAKAQPGDVTVPMVVLVNAGSASASEIVAGALRDHNRALILGERTFGKGSVQNVIPLSDGAGLKLTVALYYTPNGRSIQAEGVEPDFEVPFELPREEEKAHRLNMVREKDLNRHIENGSSGKDARPSAKAADDVKQALEKDNQLRMALQFVKRLPRLKDIQ, from the coding sequence ATGCGTGTGACGCTGTGGACGGCCACGCTGCTCATTCTTGGCGTGCTCGCCATTTCCGGCGGGGCGGCGCTGGTGCCCGGCACCGTCGGTGCAGCCAGTGAGGAAGGCAAATACGACTCGCTGAAGCGCTTCAGCCAGGTGCTCGACCTGGTGGAGCGCTATTACGTGCGCGACGTGCCCCGCAAGGACCTGATCAACGGGGCCGTCAAGGGCATGCTGCAAGGGCTGGACCCCCATTCGACGTTCCTGTCGGTGGAGGAATTCAAGGAGATGCAGGAAAGCACCTCCGGCGAATTCTTCGGCATCGGCATCGAAATTTCCAGCGAGAACGGTCAGCTCATCGTGGTGGCCCCCATCGAGGACACCCCCGCCCACAAGGCGGGTCTGAAGAGCGGCGACATCATTCTTGCCGTGGACGGCGTGCCCACCCAGGACATGACCACCCAGGAAGCGGTCACCCGCATCCGTGGCGCCAAGGGCACCGAAGTGGAGCTGTCCATCCTGCACCGCGACGCCAAGGCCCCCGAAGTGGTGCGCCTGGTGCGCGACGCCATTCCGCTCATCAGCGTCAAGTCCAAGATGCTCGAGGACGGCTACCACTGGGTTCGCCTGACCCGCTTCAGCGAACGCACCACCGGTGAGCTGGTGGACGCGTTGAAGGAAGCCAACAAGAAGGGCATGAAGGGCATCATCCTCGACCTGCGCAACAACCCCGGCGGGTTGCTGGACCAGGCCGTGAGCGTGTCCGACACCTTCCTGAAGGACGGGGTGATCGTGTCCATCCGTGGCCGCATGGAAGACGCCAGCCGGGAATACCGCGCCAAGGCCCAGCCCGGCGACGTGACCGTGCCCATGGTGGTGCTGGTCAACGCCGGTTCCGCCTCGGCCTCGGAAATCGTGGCCGGTGCCCTGCGCGACCACAACCGCGCGCTCATCCTGGGTGAACGCACCTTCGGCAAGGGGTCGGTGCAGAACGTCATTCCGCTGTCCGACGGGGCTGGCCTGAAGCTGACCGTGGCCCTGTACTACACGCCCAATGGCCGCTCCATCCAGGCGGAAGGCGTGGAGCCCGACTTCGAGGTGCCCTTCGAACTGCCGCGCGAGGAAGAAAAGGCCCACCGCCTGAACATGGTGCGCGAAAAGGATCTGAACCGCCACATCGAGAACGGTTCTTCCGGCAAGGATGCGCGTCCTTCGGCCAAGGCCGCGGACGACGTGAAGCAGGCCCTGGAAAAGGACAACCAGCTGCGCATGGCGTTGCAGTTCGTGAAGCGCCTGCCCCGCCTCAAGGATATCCAGTAG
- the ndk gene encoding nucleoside-diphosphate kinase produces the protein MAERTFSIIKPDAVERNLSGAILKMIQDSGLKVVAMKMIHLTRSQAEGFYAVHRERPFFDSLVTYMCSGPVVCSVLEGDNAIQRYRDLMGATNPANAAEGTIRKTYAVSIEANSVHGSDAPETAAYEIAYFFNALEMVG, from the coding sequence ATGGCCGAGCGCACCTTTTCGATCATCAAGCCCGACGCCGTGGAACGCAACCTGTCCGGCGCCATCCTGAAGATGATTCAGGACAGCGGGCTGAAGGTCGTCGCCATGAAGATGATCCACCTCACCCGCAGCCAGGCCGAAGGCTTCTACGCCGTGCACCGCGAGCGTCCCTTCTTCGACAGCCTGGTCACCTACATGTGCTCCGGCCCGGTGGTCTGCTCCGTGCTCGAAGGCGACAACGCCATCCAGCGCTACCGCGACCTGATGGGCGCCACCAATCCGGCCAACGCGGCCGAAGGCACCATCCGCAAGACTTACGCCGTCAGCATAGAGGCCAATTCCGTGCACGGTTCCGACGCGCCCGAAACGGCTGCGTACGAAATCGCGTACTTCTTCAACGCTCTGGAGATGGTAGGGTAG
- a CDS encoding murein hydrolase activator EnvC family protein translates to MAACCLLCLALALAVWLAVRPDPLLAATSGSIGKAGPIRPAPGDTDDDDDAPASPGTSGRGGRGAPQRQEARGKAAPVGQLTTEEDIRKALEAQQARLRARQESITKLSVQERALNTDLAMAEDRITALEAKVARQEQELVQLEAAATDVRAAYERLAAERSRTEASLSGLLQLLWPLYVRQKGVGARDLTDWRMAERDYAWTQEIYKVIGERQQELHAQETAMAEALTRREALSEQVRKQVEALGADRSKLLADKQRFRQSLSSVRQQREDAEAELADLFEMIQTLNARLEQALSRGDIEKQKGRLPWPAKGRVVRRYAPEAKTPVRGLGISVGQGEPVRAVAYGRVVHNDTMRGFGRVVILMHGQAYYTLYAFLADSPLRLGQEVGGGQQVGTAGFYPDANGPGVYFELRFHQKAINPDAWLLSAN, encoded by the coding sequence GTGGCGGCATGCTGCCTGCTGTGCCTGGCGCTTGCGCTGGCGGTGTGGCTGGCCGTGCGGCCAGATCCGTTGCTGGCGGCCACGTCCGGCTCCATCGGCAAGGCGGGACCGATCAGGCCTGCTCCGGGTGACACGGATGACGATGACGATGCACCCGCTTCGCCCGGAACGTCGGGCAGGGGAGGGAGGGGCGCCCCGCAACGCCAGGAGGCGCGCGGCAAGGCGGCGCCGGTGGGCCAGCTGACCACGGAAGAAGACATCCGCAAGGCGCTGGAGGCCCAGCAGGCCCGCCTGCGCGCCAGGCAGGAGAGCATCACCAAGCTTTCGGTGCAGGAACGCGCCCTGAACACCGACCTTGCCATGGCCGAAGACCGCATCACCGCGCTGGAGGCCAAGGTGGCCCGGCAGGAACAGGAACTGGTCCAACTGGAGGCAGCCGCCACCGACGTGCGCGCCGCGTACGAACGGCTGGCCGCCGAGCGTTCCCGCACGGAAGCGTCGCTCTCCGGGTTGCTGCAACTGCTGTGGCCGCTGTACGTGCGCCAGAAGGGGGTGGGCGCGCGCGACCTGACCGACTGGCGCATGGCCGAGCGCGACTACGCCTGGACGCAGGAAATCTACAAGGTCATCGGCGAGCGGCAGCAGGAACTGCATGCCCAGGAAACCGCCATGGCAGAGGCCCTGACCCGGCGCGAGGCCCTGTCCGAACAGGTGCGCAAGCAGGTGGAGGCGCTGGGGGCGGACCGTTCGAAGCTGCTGGCCGACAAGCAGCGCTTCCGCCAGTCGCTGTCTTCGGTGCGCCAGCAGCGCGAGGACGCAGAGGCGGAACTGGCCGACCTTTTCGAGATGATCCAGACCCTCAATGCCCGGCTGGAACAGGCCCTGTCGCGTGGCGACATAGAGAAGCAGAAGGGCCGCCTGCCGTGGCCGGCCAAGGGCCGGGTGGTGCGCCGCTACGCGCCGGAGGCCAAGACCCCCGTGCGCGGGCTGGGCATTTCGGTGGGGCAGGGCGAACCGGTGCGCGCGGTGGCCTATGGCCGCGTGGTGCACAACGACACCATGCGCGGCTTCGGTCGCGTGGTCATTCTGATGCACGGGCAGGCGTACTATACGCTGTATGCCTTCCTGGCCGACAGCCCGTTGCGGCTGGGGCAGGAGGTGGGCGGCGGCCAGCAGGTAGGCACCGCCGGGTTCTACCCGGACGCCAATGGCCCCGGAGTCTATTTCGAATTGCGTTTTCACCAAAAAGCCATTAACCCTGATGCGTGGCTTCTCTCAGCAAATTAG
- a CDS encoding 50S ribosomal protein L11 methyltransferase, giving the protein MSDLIRISIVIAADCPEDLETVDAVLALAVPFGWEEESLPDGSVRLRVHTDNPAFCEQLLATLRAELPRAEVTRDSVPDTDWTLAWRDFFTPVPCGTHFMVIAPWMINTVDLEGRTPIVIEPKTAFGTGHHPTTALCLGAVSELAASGRLRPGLRFLDLGTGSGILAIGCAKLGMTGVATDIDMLAVENAEENRVINAVAPAIDVRLGSTGVAQGERYDVLLANILAQPLKDLAPDILGLLAPGGCLVLSGLLAVQADGVEAAYTSLGMPPARRRVEGEWAALIWE; this is encoded by the coding sequence GTGTCCGACCTTATCCGCATCAGCATCGTCATTGCCGCCGACTGCCCCGAAGATCTCGAAACCGTCGACGCCGTCCTGGCCCTTGCCGTGCCCTTCGGCTGGGAAGAGGAAAGCCTGCCCGACGGCTCCGTGCGCCTGCGCGTGCACACCGACAACCCCGCCTTTTGCGAACAGCTTCTGGCCACCCTGCGCGCCGAACTGCCCCGCGCCGAGGTGACCCGCGATTCCGTGCCCGATACCGACTGGACCCTGGCCTGGCGCGATTTCTTCACGCCCGTGCCCTGCGGCACCCACTTCATGGTCATCGCCCCATGGATGATCAACACCGTGGACCTTGAAGGCCGCACCCCCATCGTCATCGAGCCCAAGACCGCCTTCGGCACCGGCCACCATCCTACCACCGCCCTGTGTCTCGGCGCCGTCTCCGAGCTGGCCGCCTCCGGTCGGCTGCGGCCAGGTCTGCGCTTTCTCGACCTCGGCACCGGCTCCGGCATCCTCGCCATCGGTTGCGCCAAGCTGGGCATGACCGGCGTGGCCACCGACATCGACATGCTGGCCGTGGAAAACGCCGAGGAAAACCGTGTCATCAATGCCGTGGCCCCCGCCATTGACGTGCGCCTCGGCAGCACCGGCGTCGCCCAGGGCGAACGCTACGACGTGCTGCTCGCCAACATCCTCGCCCAGCCCCTGAAAGACCTCGCCCCCGACATCCTCGGCCTGCTGGCCCCCGGCGGGTGCCTCGTGCTCTCCGGCCTGCTCGCCGTACAGGCCGATGGCGTGGAAGCCGCCTACACCAGCCTCGGCATGCCCCCCGCACGCCGCCGCGTGGAAGGCGAATGGGCCGCCCTGATCTGGGAGTAG
- a CDS encoding amino acid ABC transporter permease, with amino-acid sequence MQWDVVWRNFDYLLVGSWPQGPLGGLAMSVVLAIGGIFGAFWLGLGFGLLRLSDRWWLRLPAIIYVEVIRGIPLLMLIFWFYFLAPIVLGHTLPEAESALVAFIVFTGAYIAEIVRAGVIALPHGQMEAARGTGLSKTQAMIYVILPQALRNMIPSFVNQFVSLTKDTSLAYIIGVSELTRTATQINNRELTAPAELFFTIAVLYFIVCWTLTAASRRMERQMARYQAR; translated from the coding sequence GTGCAGTGGGACGTCGTCTGGAGAAATTTCGATTACCTGCTCGTGGGCTCGTGGCCGCAGGGGCCGCTGGGCGGTCTTGCCATGAGTGTGGTGCTGGCCATCGGCGGCATTTTCGGCGCGTTCTGGCTGGGCCTCGGCTTCGGCCTGCTGCGCCTGTCCGACCGCTGGTGGCTGCGCCTGCCCGCCATCATCTACGTGGAAGTCATTCGCGGCATCCCGCTGCTGATGCTGATCTTCTGGTTCTACTTCCTTGCGCCCATCGTGCTCGGCCATACCCTGCCAGAGGCGGAGAGCGCCCTTGTGGCTTTCATCGTGTTCACTGGCGCCTACATCGCCGAAATCGTGCGCGCCGGGGTCATTGCGCTACCGCACGGCCAGATGGAGGCCGCGCGCGGCACCGGGCTTTCCAAGACCCAGGCCATGATCTACGTCATCCTGCCGCAGGCCCTGCGCAACATGATTCCCTCGTTCGTGAACCAGTTCGTCAGCTTGACCAAGGACACCTCGCTCGCCTACATCATCGGCGTTTCCGAACTTACCCGCACGGCCACCCAGATCAACAACCGCGAGCTGACCGCTCCGGCGGAACTCTTCTTCACCATCGCCGTGCTGTACTTCATCGTCTGCTGGACCCTGACCGCCGCAAGCCGGCGCATGGAACGGCAGATGGCCCGATACCAGGCAAGGTAA
- a CDS encoding aspartate aminotransferase family protein, with protein MSERFEALKAREESLLCRTYGRYPISVARGQGSRLWDVDGREYVDLLSGIAVTSLGHCHEELAEVAAAQARKLVHVSNLFYQEEQLDLAERLLSTSHCAKVFFCNSGAEANEAAIKLARRYMQRVQGREAYEIITLTGAFHGRTLATVAATGQAKFQDGFHPMPEGFRQVPSGDIEALRAAMGPQTAGVLVEIVQGEGGVCPLDPDYARAVQALCREKGVLFMTDEIQAGMCRTGRFWSFQNYGLTPDIVSCAKALANGLPMGAMMTTDEVARGFVAGSHATTFGAGALVSAVASRTVEIMLRDDLAGRAATEGERIMDRFRAMGQKLPGTIDHVRGLGLMIGVVLAFPGKEVWQALIDRGFICNLTQDCVLRLLPALTIPRADLDAFADALEDILSARTSA; from the coding sequence ACGGTTCGAAGCGCTGAAAGCGCGCGAGGAATCCCTGTTGTGCCGCACCTACGGCCGGTACCCCATTTCCGTTGCGCGGGGCCAGGGGTCGCGCCTGTGGGACGTTGACGGGCGTGAATACGTGGATCTGCTGTCCGGCATCGCCGTGACCTCGCTGGGCCACTGCCACGAGGAACTGGCCGAGGTGGCCGCCGCCCAGGCCCGCAAGCTGGTGCACGTCAGCAATCTTTTCTACCAGGAAGAACAGCTGGACCTGGCCGAAAGGCTGCTGTCCACCAGCCATTGCGCCAAGGTGTTCTTCTGCAATTCCGGTGCGGAGGCCAACGAGGCGGCCATCAAGCTGGCCCGGCGCTACATGCAGCGCGTGCAGGGGCGCGAAGCCTACGAAATCATTACCCTGACCGGCGCCTTCCACGGGCGCACCCTGGCCACGGTGGCCGCCACCGGGCAGGCCAAGTTCCAGGACGGCTTCCACCCCATGCCGGAAGGGTTCCGGCAGGTTCCGTCGGGCGACATCGAGGCCCTGCGCGCCGCCATGGGGCCGCAGACCGCCGGGGTGCTGGTGGAAATCGTGCAGGGCGAAGGCGGCGTGTGCCCGCTGGACCCCGACTACGCCCGCGCCGTGCAGGCCCTGTGCCGCGAGAAGGGCGTGCTGTTCATGACCGATGAAATCCAGGCGGGCATGTGCCGCACCGGCCGGTTCTGGTCCTTCCAGAACTACGGCCTCACGCCGGACATCGTCAGTTGCGCCAAGGCATTGGCCAACGGCCTGCCCATGGGCGCCATGATGACCACCGACGAGGTGGCGCGCGGCTTCGTGGCGGGCAGCCACGCCACCACCTTCGGGGCGGGGGCGCTGGTTTCCGCCGTGGCGTCCAGGACCGTGGAAATCATGCTGCGCGACGATCTGGCGGGCCGGGCCGCCACGGAAGGCGAGCGCATCATGGACCGCTTCCGGGCCATGGGGCAAAAGCTGCCCGGCACCATCGACCACGTGCGCGGCCTTGGCCTGATGATCGGCGTGGTGCTGGCCTTCCCCGGCAAGGAAGTCTGGCAGGCGCTCATCGACAGGGGGTTCATTTGCAACCTGACCCAGGATTGCGTGCTGCGCCTGCTGCCCGCGCTGACCATTCCCCGCGCCGACCTGGATGCCTTTGCCGACGCGCTGGAGGATATCCTGTCCGCGCGCACGTCGGCATAG
- a CDS encoding ABC transporter substrate-binding protein yields MKRLVLLAVALCVVLTGTMAHAGKIEDIKARGALVCGVKDSTVPFGYIDEQSKQIVGFDIDICKAVADKMGVKLELKTVTSATRIPMLTQGSVDMVAATMTHKFERDDVIDFSITYFMDGQKLLVKKGGGVKSAADLKGKKVATAKGSTSEKNIKAAQPEATVVSFDEYPQAFLALKQGKAEAVTTDSTILLGLRNSDPEPDKWEIVGDYISPEPYGLGLAENDSKFRDLVNRTLVDLWNSGEYVKLYDKWFGKDTKYYLPLTWKMETWPY; encoded by the coding sequence ATGAAGCGTCTTGTGCTACTGGCCGTGGCCCTGTGCGTGGTGCTTACCGGCACCATGGCTCACGCGGGCAAGATCGAGGACATCAAGGCCCGCGGCGCGCTCGTCTGCGGCGTCAAGGATTCCACCGTGCCCTTCGGGTATATCGACGAACAGAGCAAGCAGATCGTCGGCTTCGACATCGACATCTGCAAGGCCGTCGCCGACAAGATGGGCGTGAAGCTGGAACTGAAGACCGTCACCAGCGCCACCCGCATCCCCATGCTGACCCAGGGCTCCGTGGACATGGTGGCCGCCACCATGACCCACAAGTTCGAGCGTGACGACGTCATCGACTTCTCCATCACCTACTTCATGGACGGCCAGAAGCTGCTGGTGAAGAAGGGCGGCGGCGTGAAGAGCGCGGCGGACCTGAAGGGCAAGAAGGTCGCCACCGCCAAGGGCTCCACCTCCGAAAAGAACATCAAGGCCGCCCAGCCCGAGGCCACCGTGGTCTCCTTCGACGAGTACCCGCAGGCGTTCCTGGCCCTCAAGCAGGGCAAGGCCGAAGCCGTCACCACCGACTCCACCATCCTGCTCGGCCTGCGCAATTCCGACCCCGAGCCCGACAAGTGGGAAATCGTGGGCGACTACATCTCGCCCGAACCCTACGGCCTGGGCCTTGCCGAAAACGATTCCAAGTTCCGCGACCTGGTCAACCGCACCCTGGTGGACCTGTGGAATTCCGGCGAATACGTGAAGCTTTACGACAAGTGGTTCGGCAAGGACACCAAGTACTACCTGCCGCTCACCTGGAAGATGGAAACCTGGCCCTACTAG
- a CDS encoding amino acid ABC transporter permease encodes MQYNFDWKLVLSGEYLQWIIDGVVVTCQISALSLVLAMALGTLIAVMRLSAVRPLVWFSAGFTEFFRNTPLLVQIFFWYFGSDAVLPTAVNQWLYKQNFEFAAGVISLAVYTAAFIAEEIRSGIFSIPRTQLEASRACGLTFLQAMRYVVLPQAFRIIVPPLISQALNLFKNSSLCMTIGVMELTYMARQIESYTFHGFEAFTVSTLIYLTISLLVSFSITQYNKYFLRTIKY; translated from the coding sequence TTGCAGTACAACTTCGACTGGAAACTCGTCCTCTCCGGCGAATACTTGCAGTGGATCATCGACGGCGTCGTGGTCACCTGCCAGATTTCCGCCCTTTCGCTGGTGCTGGCCATGGCCCTCGGCACCCTCATCGCGGTGATGCGCCTTTCCGCCGTGCGCCCGCTGGTGTGGTTCAGCGCGGGCTTTACGGAGTTCTTCCGCAACACGCCGCTGCTGGTCCAGATCTTCTTCTGGTACTTCGGTTCCGACGCGGTGTTGCCCACAGCCGTCAACCAGTGGCTGTACAAGCAGAATTTCGAGTTCGCGGCGGGGGTCATCTCCCTTGCGGTGTACACCGCCGCGTTCATCGCCGAAGAGATCCGCTCCGGCATCTTTTCCATTCCGCGCACGCAGCTTGAAGCTTCGCGCGCCTGCGGCCTCACCTTCCTTCAGGCCATGCGCTACGTGGTCCTGCCGCAGGCCTTCCGCATCATCGTGCCGCCGCTGATCTCGCAGGCGCTCAACCTGTTCAAGAACTCGTCGCTGTGCATGACCATCGGGGTCATGGAACTTACCTACATGGCCCGCCAGATCGAGTCATACACCTTCCACGGGTTCGAGGCGTTCACGGTCAGCACCCTGATCTACCTCACCATCTCGCTGCTGGTGTCGTTCAGCATCACCCAGTACAACAAGTACTTCCTGCGGACCATCAAGTACTGA
- a CDS encoding endonuclease III domain-containing protein — protein MRGKRERLLREMYAAMHARLGPSGWWPGETPLEICVGAVLTQNTAWTNVEKAIYRLRDAGALASGQTLLSLPEAELSELIRPAGFFRLKAVRLRNLLRFLDDACGFDFGVLAGKDLDDLRPRLLKVSGVGPETADSVLLYAVGLPTFVVDAYTRRILHRHGMVPDDIPYHELRDVFMDVLEPDVPLYNEYHALIVRVAKDWCRARAPRCADCPLCSFLDGGVA, from the coding sequence ATGCGAGGGAAACGGGAACGCCTGCTGCGAGAGATGTACGCGGCCATGCACGCCCGGCTGGGGCCGAGCGGCTGGTGGCCGGGCGAGACGCCGCTGGAAATCTGCGTGGGCGCGGTGCTGACGCAGAACACCGCGTGGACCAACGTGGAAAAGGCCATCTATCGCCTGCGGGACGCGGGCGCGCTGGCCAGCGGCCAGACGCTGCTGTCCCTGCCCGAGGCGGAACTGTCAGAGCTGATCCGCCCCGCGGGCTTCTTTCGGCTGAAGGCGGTGCGCCTGCGCAACCTGCTGCGTTTCCTGGACGATGCCTGCGGCTTCGACTTCGGCGTGCTGGCCGGTAAGGACCTCGACGACCTGCGCCCCCGGCTGCTCAAGGTGTCGGGCGTCGGACCGGAAACGGCGGATTCCGTGCTGCTGTACGCCGTGGGGCTGCCTACCTTCGTGGTGGATGCCTACACCCGGCGCATCCTGCACCGGCACGGCATGGTGCCGGACGACATCCCCTACCACGAACTGCGCGACGTGTTCATGGACGTACTGGAACCGGACGTGCCCCTGTACAACGAATACCACGCCCTCATCGTGCGGGTGGCCAAGGACTGGTGCCGCGCCCGCGCCCCCCGTTGCGCCGACTGCCCCCTGTGCTCCTTCCTTGACGGCGGGGTGGCCTGA
- a CDS encoding divergent polysaccharide deacetylase family protein: MAGEKTPGKKPPRKDDAKGGTGRKPAQSGQSDKSGKSGKSGKPSGTSGSRRSGGKRGKPTLTPLVARAVLAICVAATLLVMLLFVFGSPVKQFTDSGARKPAVAEKSDRKPQAPQPGQKPQKGEPKRGEQAELPQLPQFPQLPQTPVGDAPRGEAATDQAKGDADADASQPAQPERAANGKPAPADTGGADGEVRQPVTPGNLPYEETLDAPVEAGVKQVDYALVQTVTRLGLGRDRLRLASIENRQAKGQTFHFQRMEMRLDGAPDRFVQTLKETLAAWSDTANVEQRADDLLIVTVDGLPTHEISLLLYEGAPPPVAVAPGGARLAIVIDDIGESMSAARDLAALDYPVTFSVWPRSTHAREAAELAHKARREVMIHLPMEPVRYPQVKPGPGAILSGQQPQEMAALVRDAVRRVPYAVGLNNHMGSRATQNAAAMRTVCEALDGTGMFVLDSMTHPASKLYFEAKRAGLPAYKRNVFLDVIADKRNIMFQLDKAARIAQAEGQAIAIGHPLPETVAALKEWARTRDRTVTIVTVRQLVH; the protein is encoded by the coding sequence ATGGCAGGGGAGAAAACCCCCGGAAAGAAGCCCCCCCGCAAGGATGACGCCAAGGGGGGCACGGGACGCAAGCCCGCCCAATCGGGCCAGTCGGATAAATCAGGCAAGTCGGGCAAATCGGGCAAGCCGTCGGGAACATCCGGATCGCGGCGTTCCGGCGGCAAGCGCGGCAAGCCCACCCTGACGCCGCTGGTGGCGCGGGCCGTGCTGGCCATTTGCGTGGCCGCCACGCTGCTGGTGATGCTGTTGTTCGTGTTCGGTTCGCCGGTGAAGCAATTCACGGACAGCGGCGCGCGCAAGCCCGCCGTGGCCGAAAAGAGCGACAGGAAACCGCAAGCCCCGCAGCCGGGGCAGAAGCCGCAGAAGGGCGAGCCGAAGCGCGGGGAGCAGGCCGAACTGCCCCAGCTTCCCCAGTTTCCCCAACTGCCCCAAACCCCGGTGGGTGATGCGCCCAGGGGAGAGGCCGCAACCGACCAGGCAAAGGGCGATGCCGATGCCGATGCGTCGCAGCCTGCCCAGCCCGAACGCGCGGCCAACGGCAAGCCCGCTCCCGCTGACACGGGCGGGGCGGACGGCGAGGTGCGCCAGCCGGTGACCCCCGGCAACCTGCCGTACGAAGAGACCCTGGACGCCCCCGTGGAGGCGGGCGTGAAGCAGGTGGACTACGCCCTGGTCCAGACCGTGACCCGCCTGGGCCTTGGCCGCGACCGGCTGCGCCTGGCGTCCATCGAAAACCGCCAGGCCAAGGGCCAGACCTTCCACTTCCAGCGCATGGAAATGCGGCTGGACGGCGCGCCCGACCGCTTCGTGCAGACCCTGAAGGAAACGCTGGCCGCCTGGTCCGATACCGCCAACGTCGAGCAGCGGGCCGACGACCTGCTCATCGTCACCGTGGACGGCCTGCCCACCCACGAGATTTCGCTGCTGCTCTACGAGGGGGCGCCGCCCCCCGTGGCCGTGGCCCCGGGCGGGGCGCGGCTGGCCATCGTCATCGACGACATTGGCGAAAGCATGTCCGCCGCGCGCGACCTTGCCGCGCTGGACTACCCGGTGACCTTCTCCGTCTGGCCGCGCAGCACGCACGCCCGCGAGGCAGCGGAGCTTGCCCACAAGGCCCGGCGCGAGGTGATGATCCACCTGCCCATGGAGCCCGTGCGCTACCCGCAGGTAAAGCCCGGCCCCGGCGCCATCCTGTCCGGCCAGCAGCCGCAGGAAATGGCCGCGCTGGTGCGCGATGCCGTGCGCCGCGTGCCCTACGCCGTGGGGCTGAACAACCACATGGGCTCGCGCGCCACCCAGAATGCGGCGGCCATGCGCACCGTGTGCGAAGCCCTTGACGGCACCGGCATGTTCGTGCTCGACAGCATGACGCATCCCGCATCGAAACTGTACTTCGAGGCGAAGCGCGCGGGACTGCCCGCCTACAAGCGGAACGTGTTCCTCGACGTCATCGCCGACAAGCGCAACATAATGTTCCAGTTGGACAAGGCGGCCCGCATCGCGCAGGCCGAGGGGCAGGCCATCGCCATCGGCCACCCCCTGCCGGAAACCGTGGCCGCCCTGAAGGAGTGGGCGCGGACGCGGGATCGCACGGTTACCATCGTAACCGTCCGGCAACTCGTCCATTGA
- a CDS encoding amino acid ABC transporter ATP-binding protein, producing the protein MAMIEFHDVHKWYGEFHVLKGITQKVEKGEVLVICGPSGSGKSSFIRCLNRLEPIQKGQILLEGKSIHDKGVDVNELRTEVGIVFQQFNLYPHLSVLHNVTLAPTKVRKMPKAKAESIAMELLERVGIHDQARKYPVELSGGQQQRVAIARALAMQPKVMLFDEPTSALDPEMINEVLNAMKDLARAGMTMLCVTHEMGFAREVADRVVFMDGGKVIEEAPPDVFFSSPKHERTQAFLREIL; encoded by the coding sequence ATGGCGATGATCGAATTCCACGACGTGCACAAGTGGTACGGCGAATTCCACGTGCTCAAGGGCATCACCCAAAAGGTGGAGAAGGGCGAGGTGCTGGTCATCTGTGGCCCCTCCGGCTCCGGCAAGAGCTCCTTCATCCGGTGCCTGAACCGCCTGGAGCCCATCCAGAAGGGGCAGATCCTGCTCGAAGGCAAGAGCATCCACGACAAGGGCGTGGACGTGAACGAACTGCGCACCGAGGTGGGCATCGTCTTCCAGCAGTTCAACCTGTACCCGCATCTTTCCGTGCTGCACAACGTGACCCTTGCGCCCACCAAGGTGCGCAAGATGCCCAAGGCCAAGGCGGAATCCATCGCCATGGAATTGCTGGAGCGCGTGGGCATCCACGATCAGGCCCGCAAGTACCCCGTGGAGCTTTCCGGCGGCCAGCAGCAGCGCGTGGCCATTGCCCGCGCCCTGGCCATGCAGCCCAAGGTCATGCTGTTCGACGAGCCCACCAGCGCGCTCGACCCCGAAATGATCAACGAAGTGCTCAATGCCATGAAGGACCTGGCTCGCGCGGGCATGACCATGCTCTGCGTGACCCATGAAATGGGCTTTGCGCGCGAGGTGGCGGACAGGGTCGTCTTCATGGACGGGGGCAAGGTGATCGAAGAGGCCCCGCCGGACGTCTTCTTCTCCAGCCCCAAGCACGAGCGCACCCAGGCCTTCTTGCGGGAAATTCTGTAG